ATCCTGGTGAAGACCGCGGACGGCCCGACCGATGCCCTGCGCAAGGCCATCAAGGACGCCACCGGCAGCAACCCGGTGATCGACGTGAAGACCAAGCAGGACATCCGGGACGAGTACAGCAAGATCATCACCTTCATGCTGAACCTGATGTACGGCCTGCTGGCGATGTCCGTGCTGGTGGCGGTGCTCGGCGTGGTGAACACGCTGGCGATGTCCGTCTTCGAGCGCAAGCGGGAGATCGGCATGCTGCGCGCCATCGGCCTGGACCGACGCGGCGTCAAGCGGATGGTCCGGCTGGAGTCGGTGGTCATCTCGATGTTCGGCGCGGTGATCGGCGTGCTGCTCGGCTGCTTTCTGGCCTGGGCGGTCAACGGCACCCTGGAGTCCAGCATGCCGGGGCTCGGCACGGTCGTCCCGTACGGCAAGCTGCTGGTCTTCCTGGCGCTGGCCGGGCTGGTGGGCATGGTGGCGGCGATCTGGCCGGCCCGCCGGGCCTCCCGCCTGGACATCCTGGGCGCCATCAAGACCGACTGACGCACCGCCCGTCCACAGGGCCCCCGGCACCCTCCCGGTGCCGGGGCCCTCGCCGTTCCCGCAGGACACCGGAGCACACGGCACAGGACACGGATCAGGACACGACGAAGGCCCCTGCCCGGTTACGGCAGGGGCCTTCGGTCACTTCTGTACTCCGCCCGACTCGCACGGCCGGCTGAGCACCACGGAGGTCGTGGTCCGGCGACGTTGCCGGGCGGAGGGCCTCCGACTCATCCCCGGCCTGCTCGCGCCGGGGCCACAGTCGCTTACTTGCTGGTGGCCAGCTCCTTCTCGACGGCCGGCTTCGCCTGGGCCGGAATCGGCTTGGCGGGGCCGGCGGCCTCCTGGAACGCCTCGAACGGCTTCTCCATCTCGGCGAGGCCGACGGTCTCGCGCTTGAGGAACATCGCCAGCGTCCAGTCGGTGAAGACGCGGACCTTGCGGTTCATGGTCGGCACCCGGCTGCCGTGGTACAGACGGTGGAACCACCAGGCCGGACGGCCCTTCAGCTTGTACTTGCCGAAGAGGATCGCCACACCCTTGTGCAGGCCGAGGCCGGCGACCGCACCGAGGTTCTTGTGCTTGTACTCCTTCTGCGGGAAGCCCCGCATGCCGGAGACCACGTTGTCGGCGAGGACGAGCGCCTGACGCACCGCGTGCTGGGCGTTCGGCGGGCACCAGGCGCCCTCGCCGACGGCGAGGTCCGGCACCTGGGCGTTGTCGCCGGCGGACCAGACGTAGTCGAAGCCCTGCACCTGGAGGGTGGGCGCGGTGTCCACGTGGCCGCGGGGGCCGAGCGGGAGGCCGAAGTTGGCCAGCACCGGGTTCGGCTTGACGCCGGCCGTCCAGACGATGGTGGAGGCGTCGGCCTCGACACCGTTCTTCAGGACGACGTGCTGGTCGACGCAGGAGTCCATCGAGGTCTCGATGTAGATCTCGATGTTGCGCTCTTCGAGCTTCTCCTTGGTCCACAGACCGAGGTCCGGGCCCATCTCGGGGAGGATGCGGTTGGCCGCCTCGACGAGGATGAAGCGCATGTCGTCGCGGCTGACGGTCTTGTAGATCTTCGCCGCGTCGCGCGCCATGTCCTCGATCTCGGCGATCGTCTCGACACCGGCGAACCCGCCGCCCACGACCACGAAGGTCAGGGCCTTGCGGCGGATGTCCGCGTCCGCGGTCGACTCGGCCTTGTCGAGCTGCGCCATGACGTGGTTGCGGAGGCTGATCGCCTCCTCGACCGTCTTCATGCCGATGCCGTGCTCCGCGAGACCCGGGATCGGGAAGGTGCGGGAGACCGAGCCGGTGGCCACGACCAGGTAGTCGAAGGGCAGCTCGTAGGCGTCGCCGGCCGCGGGCTGGATCGTGGCGACCTTGCGGGCGTGGTCCACGCCGGTGACCGCACCGGTGAGCACCTCCGCCTTCTTGAGGGCGCTGCGCAGCGGTGCGACGAGGTTGCGAGGCGCGACGTTGCCGCCGGCCGCCTCGGGAAGGAAGGGCAGGTACGTCATGTAGGACCGCGGGTCGACGACCGTGACGGTCGCCTCCCCGTAGCGCATCTTCTTGAGGATGCGCATCGCGGCATACAGGCCGACGTAACCACCGCCGACAATGAGGATGCGAGGACGCTCCGTGGTGCTCATATCGGAAAGTATCCACCCCCATCTGACGGGCACTTCGTGAGGCCCGTCACAAGCCTCTGGACACCCCCTGCTACACTGCGCGCCCGCATTTCGAGGGCGTGGCCGTCCGCTCACGCGTCGACGGGGGGTTGGGTGAGCCCGGGGGCGGTCATGGCCGCGCTGAGCAGCAACGATCCCGGTGACACCCGAGTTCCCGAGCGGAATTTCGAATCCATCGGCCATCGGTAAGCCCTGCCTGCGATCCGCTGGCTGAACACGGAGGGCGACCTTCGGTCCCACATAACGGACGGAGCGGACACCGGGGTGCATCGATCAGGCGGTCGGCCATGTGAAGAAATTCACGAAGGTTCTCGCGACACACCGCCCGGCAGGCGGCCCGGGGCGCCGCGGAGGCGCGCCGGGGCCGCTCGGGTAAGCCCCTCAGCAGGTCAGCGGGCGATACTCCAGGCGATGCCGTCGAGGATGTCGTGCTCGCTGACGACCACCTCGGCGGCGCCGGTGCGCTCCATGATCTCCAGCAGGACCAGGGCGCCGGCCGCGATGACGTCGGCCCGGCCGGGGTGCATCACCGGGATCGCCAGGCGCTCGGCGTGGGTGGCGTGCAGCAGCCGCCCGGCGGTCTCCCGGACCTGCGCCACGCTCAGCCGGGCGTGGTGGATCTTCGCGGAGTCGTACTCCGGGAGGTCGAGGGCGATACCGGCCACCGTGGTGACGGTGCCGGCCAGGCCGACCAGGGTGGCCGCCTCGTTGAGCGGCACCGTCTCGGCGGCGGTGTCCAGCGCGGCCAGGATGTCGGCCTTGGCACGGGCGATCTGATCGTCCGTCGGCAGCTCGGCGCCGCCGAAGTGCCGCTCGGTCATCCGGACGCAGCCGATGTCCACCGAGCGGGCGGCCTGCACCTCCTCGCCGCCGAGCACGAACTCGGTGGAGCCGCCGCCCAGGTCGAAGACCAGGTACGGGGGCTTGAGGGAGCCGCCGGTGAGCTCCTTGGTGGCACCGGTGAAGGAGAGCCGGGCCTCCTCGTCGCCGCTGACCACCTCGGGGACGACACCGAGGATGCCGCGCACGCCCTCGGTGAACTCGGCGGCGTTCTCGGCGTCCCGGGAGGCGCTGGTGGCGACGAAGCGGATCCGCTCCGGGCCCACGCCGTGCGCCGTGATGATCTCCGCGTACTCGCGGCAGGCGGCGAACGTGCGCTCCAGGGCGTCCGGGTGGAGCCGGCCGGTGGAGTCGACGCCCTGGCCGAGCCGGTTGATGACCATCCGGCGGTCGAGGTCGGTGATCTCCCCGGTGGCCGGGTCGAGGTCGGCGATCAGCAGCCGGATCGAGTTGGTGCCGCAGTCGATCGCGGCGACCCGGGTGGCGGTCACTGGCCCTCCTCCTCTTCGCGGGCGCGCTTGGCCGCGCGCTCGGCGGTCTTCTGCTCCTTGGCCGCGATGACCGCGGCGTGGTCCTGCTCCTTGGCGCGGTTGCGGGCGACCCGCTCACCGGCCGCCTCGACCTCGGCCGGGGAGACGCACGGGCCCTTGGCCCACCAGTCCTCCAGCATGCCGATCGCCTCGTCGCCGAACGGGTTGACGCCCGGGCCGGCGGCCAGCGAGTGGCCGACCAGCACGTGCAGGCACTTCACCCGGTCGGGCATCCCGCCGGCGCTCGGGAAGCCCTCCAGCACCTCGATGGCGTCGCGGCGGGCGATGTAGTCCTCGTGAGCGGCCCGGTACGCGGCGGCGAGCTCCGGGTCCTCGGCGAGGCGGGCGCTCTGATCCTTCATCACACCGTCGGCCTCCAGGGTGCCGATCAGCGAGGCCGCCTTGGGGCAGGTCAGGTAGTACAGCGTGGGGAAGGGCGTGCCGTCGGGCAGCCGGGGTGCCGTCTCGACCACGTCGGGGTTGCCGCAGGGGCAGCGGTGGGCCACCCCGCGCAGCCCGCGCGGAACCCGGCCGAGCTGGGCGGCGATGGCGGCCATGTCGGCGTCCGGCACGGCGCCGTCGGGGGTGGTGGCAGGGTGCTGTTCAGAGGTCATGGCGTGGCGTCTTCGTGAGGAGCGGGCGTCGAGTCGGCCAGGTCGACCGATTCGAGGACGGTGGTGTACCAGGGCTTGGCCGCCCGGACCGGGCCGGTGGGCAGCGCGCCGGCGGAGGCCGGGCCGGGGGGCGCGGACGGGTCGACCGAGACGAACGGGGTCTCACCGGGCATCGCGAAGTGCAGCCGCTCGCGGGCCTGCGCCTTCACGTACTCCGGGTCCTGCCAGCGGGCCTTCGCCCGCCGGAGCTCCTCGACCTGCTGCCGGGCGTGCTCCGCCCGGGCCCGCTGGTCGGCGATCTCCGAGCGCTGCGTCAGGAACTGCCGGGTGGGGTAGGCCAGTATCGCCACCAGCGAGCACAGGACGAGCACGAGCACGGTCGCGCGGCTGGTGAAGCGTGGCCGCCCCGCCAGTCCCGGGATCTTCCACATCGCTCGTACCCCTCCTGCTCGCGCCGGTGCCCCGGCCCCCACCCTACGGGGTGGTTGCCGGGGCACCGGTCCAGCGGCCGTGTGTCAGCCCGCGGGTGTCAGCCCTCGTACTTGTACCGGGGGAAGGCACCGCGGCCGGCGTACTCGGCGGCGTCGTCGAGGATCTCCTCGATGCGCAGCAGCTGGTTGTACTTGGCGACGCGCTCGGAGCGGGCCGGGGCGCCGGTCTTGATCTGGCCGCAGTTGGTGGCGACGGCGAGGTCGGCGATGGTGACGTCCTCGGTCTCGCCGGAGCGGTGCGACATCATGCAGCGGTAGCCGTTGCGCTGGGCCAGCTCGACGGCGTCCAGGGTCTCGGTGAGCGAGCCGATCTGGTTCACCTTCACCAGCAGCGCGTTGGCGGTGCCGGTCTCGATGCCGCGGCGCAGGCGCTCCGGGTTGGTGACGAACAGGTCGTCGCCGACCAGCTGGACCTTGTCGCCCAGCTTGTCGGTCATGGCCTTCCAGCCGTCCCAGTCGGACTCGTCCAGCGGGTCCTCGATGGAGACCAGCGGGTACGCGGCGACCAGCTCGGCGTAGTAGTCGATGAGCTCGGCGGAGGAGATCGCCTTGCCCTCGAAGGTGTAGGCGCCGTCGTTGTGGAACTCGGAGGAGGCGACGTCCAGGGCGAGCGCGACGTCCTTGCCCGGGGTGTAGCCGGCCTTCTTGATGGCCTCGACGATCAGGTCGAGGGCCTCGCGGTTGGAGTCCAGGTTCGGCGCGAAGCCGCCCTCGTCGCCGAGGCCGGTGGACAGGCCGCGCTCCTTCAGCACGCCCTTGAGCGTGTGGTAGACCTCGACGCCCCAGCGGACGGCCTCGGAGAAGGACTCCGCGCCGATCGGGGCGATCATGAACTCCTGGATGTCGACGTTGGAGTCCGCGTGCGAGCCGCCGTTGAGGATGTTCATCATCGGGACGGGCAGGACGTGCGCGTTCGGGCCGCCCAGGTAGCGGAACAGCGGCAGGTCGCTGGCCTCGGAGGCGGCGTGCGCGACGGCGAGGGAGACGCCGAGGATCGCGTTGGCGCCGAGCGAGGACTTGTCCGGGGTGGCGTCCAGGTCGAGCATGGCCTGGTCGATCAGGCGCTGCTCGGTGGCGTCGTAGCCGACCAGCTCGGGGCCGATCTGCTCGATGACGGCGAGGACGGCCTTCTCCACACCCTTGCCGAAGTAGCGGTTCTTGTCGCCGTCGCGAAGCTCCAGGGCCTCGAAGGCACCGGTGGAGGCACCGGACGGAACAGCGGCACGACCGGTGCTGCCGTCGTCGAGGCCGACCTCGACCTCGACCGTGGGGTTACCGCGGGAGTCGAGGATTTCGCGGGCTACGACGACATCAATGGACGGCACGAGGCATCTCCTAGCGGAAGCGGATGAGGGTCGTTACGACCAGAGCCTAACCGCACGGGCCCGCCGGGCCGTGCCACGCACGGCCCTGTCTCACCGTGTGACCGGTCTACTCGTCGGTAGTTCACCTGAAGGACCACGGAACCGGCCGCCCGCCCGCGGGTGCCGCCCCACGGGCGGACGGTCCGTTCGTACCGTGCCGGTCCGTCAGGCCAGCCGCAGTTGCTGGCCGGGCAGGATCAGGTCCGGATCGGCCCCGACGACCTCCCGGTTGTTCGCGTACAGCTGGTCCCAGCCGCCGGGAAGTTCGAGCGCGGCGGCGATGCCGGACAGCGTGTCGCCCTCGCGCACGGTGTACGGCTCGCGGCCGAGCGCGGGCACCGGGACGGCCTGCAGGGTGCGGCCGCCCTCGCCGGCAGCCGCACCGTCGTCCGGCTCGGCCGGTTCGGTCGGAACGGGGGGCAGATGGCGCTCGTAGATCTCCTTGTGCGCCGTCCAGTACCACTGGTCGCCCTTCTGGTACCAGTACACGCCGGAGTCGGCGTCGAAGCCGCCGCGGCCCGGGAACTTCGGCGACG
This genomic window from Streptomyces sp. TLI_235 contains:
- a CDS encoding NADH dehydrogenase FAD-containing subunit, yielding MSTTERPRILIVGGGYVGLYAAMRILKKMRYGEATVTVVDPRSYMTYLPFLPEAAGGNVAPRNLVAPLRSALKKAEVLTGAVTGVDHARKVATIQPAAGDAYELPFDYLVVATGSVSRTFPIPGLAEHGIGMKTVEEAISLRNHVMAQLDKAESTADADIRRKALTFVVVGGGFAGVETIAEIEDMARDAAKIYKTVSRDDMRFILVEAANRILPEMGPDLGLWTKEKLEERNIEIYIETSMDSCVDQHVVLKNGVEADASTIVWTAGVKPNPVLANFGLPLGPRGHVDTAPTLQVQGFDYVWSAGDNAQVPDLAVGEGAWCPPNAQHAVRQALVLADNVVSGMRGFPQKEYKHKNLGAVAGLGLHKGVAILFGKYKLKGRPAWWFHRLYHGSRVPTMNRKVRVFTDWTLAMFLKRETVGLAEMEKPFEAFQEAAGPAKPIPAQAKPAVEKELATSK
- a CDS encoding exopolyphosphatase/guanosine-5'-triphosphate,3'-diphosphate pyrophosphatase, whose amino-acid sequence is MTATRVAAIDCGTNSIRLLIADLDPATGEITDLDRRMVINRLGQGVDSTGRLHPDALERTFAACREYAEIITAHGVGPERIRFVATSASRDAENAAEFTEGVRGILGVVPEVVSGDEEARLSFTGATKELTGGSLKPPYLVFDLGGGSTEFVLGGEEVQAARSVDIGCVRMTERHFGGAELPTDDQIARAKADILAALDTAAETVPLNEAATLVGLAGTVTTVAGIALDLPEYDSAKIHHARLSVAQVRETAGRLLHATHAERLAIPVMHPGRADVIAAGALVLLEIMERTGAAEVVVSEHDILDGIAWSIAR
- a CDS encoding cell division protein FtsB, with protein sequence MWKIPGLAGRPRFTSRATVLVLVLCSLVAILAYPTRQFLTQRSEIADQRARAEHARQQVEELRRAKARWQDPEYVKAQARERLHFAMPGETPFVSVDPSAPPGPASAGALPTGPVRAAKPWYTTVLESVDLADSTPAPHEDATP
- a CDS encoding enolase, with protein sequence MPSIDVVVAREILDSRGNPTVEVEVGLDDGSTGRAAVPSGASTGAFEALELRDGDKNRYFGKGVEKAVLAVIEQIGPELVGYDATEQRLIDQAMLDLDATPDKSSLGANAILGVSLAVAHAASEASDLPLFRYLGGPNAHVLPVPMMNILNGGSHADSNVDIQEFMIAPIGAESFSEAVRWGVEVYHTLKGVLKERGLSTGLGDEGGFAPNLDSNREALDLIVEAIKKAGYTPGKDVALALDVASSEFHNDGAYTFEGKAISSAELIDYYAELVAAYPLVSIEDPLDESDWDGWKAMTDKLGDKVQLVGDDLFVTNPERLRRGIETGTANALLVKVNQIGSLTETLDAVELAQRNGYRCMMSHRSGETEDVTIADLAVATNCGQIKTGAPARSERVAKYNQLLRIEEILDDAAEYAGRGAFPRYKYEG